The genomic region GGTGCACCGAGACCCAGGTGGCGCCGCCGACCGCGTTGAGGAGGGCGTTCAGGATCGGCCAGTCGGCGATCGCGTCGCTGCCGTCGGCCATCGCTTCCGTTTCCCGGTAAGGTGAGGCGACCGATCCCGCGTCGAGGTGATCGCGGCCGATTACCATCGGCGCGTGGAGCTCGCCCCGCGCGACCATCTCGTTGATCGCCAGCCCGAACCGCGCCCGCTCGCCATATCCCAGCCAGCAGACCCGCGCCGGCAGACCTTGAAACGGCACCCGCTCACCGGCGAGGCGGATCCACCGCGTGAGCGTCTCCTGCTCGGGAAAGAGCCGGAGCACGAGGTCGTCGGTCTTGCGGATGTCCTCCGGATCGCCGGAGAGGGCGACCCACCGGAACGGTCCGCGTCCCTCGCAGAACAGCGGGCGGACGTACGCCGGAACGAACCCGGGAAACCCGAACGCGCCGTCCACGCCGGCGTGCTGCGCCTGCGCACGGATGTTGTTGCCGTAATCGAAGACGACCGCTCCGCGGCGCTGGAAGTCGAGCATCGCCTCGACGTGGCGCGCGACCGATGTTTCGGCCCTGGCGACGTAGCCCTCGGGGTCGGTCCGGCGCAGCTCCGCCGCGGCGGCGGCGCTGAGGCCGTCCGGAATGTAGCCGCCGAGGAGGTCGTGGGCGGAGGTCTGATCGGTGACGACGTCCACCGGGACGCCGCGGCCGAGGATCTCGCGGTAGAGGTGTGCCGCGTTGCCGAGTAGGGCGATGGACCGGGGCCGCCGCTCGCGTACGGCCTGTTCGGCGAGATGCAGGGCCGCGTCC from bacterium harbors:
- the hutU gene encoding urocanate hydratase, producing the protein YETFAALARRHFDGSLRGRLVLTAGLGGMGGAQPLAVTMNEGVALVVEADPARIDRRARAGWVDESTQSLDAALHLAEQAVRERRPRSIALLGNAAHLYREILGRGVPVDVVTDQTSAHDLLGGYIPDGLSAAAAAELRRTDPEGYVARAETSVARHVEAMLDFQRRGAVVFDYGNNIRAQAQHAGVDGAFGFPGFVPAYVRPLFCEGRGPFRWVALSGDPEDIRKTDDLVLRLFPEQETLTRWIRLAGERVPFQGLPARVCWLGYGERARFGLAINEMVARGELHAPMVIGRDHLDAGSVASPYRETEAMADGSDAIADWPILNALLNAVGGATWVSVHHGGGVGIGYSIHAGMVIVADGTPDAARRLERVLTTDPGIGIVRHADAGYAEAQEAARRHGIVRPMEGGTR